DNA from Krasilnikovia cinnamomea:
GACGACTACGCGCGGGTGCTGGTGCACCAGGTGACGTGGCCGTACCTGCGCCGGTTCGTGGAGGTGGCCGGGGTGCCCGAGGACAAGCTGGTGGTGACCGTGCCCGAGCTGGGCAACCTGGCCAGTGCGACCCTCGGCGTGCAGCTGGCCCGGATCCGGCCGCAGCTGCGCCCCGGCGACCGGGTGCTGTTCGTCGGCCTGGGCGGCGGGGTCAGCCTCATGACGATGGTGTGGGAGGTGTCCCCATGAGCATGTGGGTGGTGGTGCCCGCGTACAACGAGGCGGGGCGGATCGGCCAGACCCTGGACGCGCTGGCCGCGCAGACCGACACCGACTTCACGCTGCTGGTGGTCGACAACGGCTCGACCGACGGCACGGCGGACATCGCGCGCGGTTTCGCGGCCCGCGCCCCGTTCGGCGTGCACGTGCTGGTGGAACCGGAGAAGGGGGTGGGCTGCGCGGTGGACACCGGCTTCCGGCACGCCATCGCGCACGGCGCCACCCTGCTGGCCCGCACGGACGCCGACTGTCTGCCCCGCCCCGGCTGGCTGGCCGCCGCCCGGGCCGGGCTCGTCGGCGGGGCCGGGCTGATGTGCGGGCGGGTCACGGCCCGCCGCGACGAGCACGGGCCGGTGGGCCGGGCCGCGTTCGGGGCACTGGTCGCGATCGCGGGAGCGTTCGGGCGGCTGCGTCCCGCGCACCGCGGCGCCGGGTACCTCGCGCCGTACCGGATGCACGCGGGCAACAACATGGCGATCACCCCCGAGCTGTACGAGGCATGCGGCGGGATGCCCCGGCGCCCGTCCCCCACCGACCGCACCTTCCTCAACCGGGTCCGGCGTACCACCGCGGCGATCCGGCACGACCGGCGGATGGTGGTGGAGAACTCGACCCGGCGGCTGCGCGCGTACGGGCTGGTCGGCACCGCGAAGTGGTATCTGGACCGGGGCAGCGGCGCGCGTACGCAGGATCCCCGCTGATGCTCGGCGACCTGCTGGCGAGCCTGCGCGACGACGACGAGCGCCCCGCGATCCTGACCGCCGGGCGCACCGGGCGCACCGTGGTCCGGGCCCGCCGGGGCGAGCTGTCCCGGCTGGCGGCCGGGTACGCGGCCGCGCTGCACGCGCGCGGGCTCGCACCGGGCGACACCGTCGGCGTGGCGGTGCGGCCGGGGCCCCGGTCACTGGCGGTGGTGCTGGCCGCGTACCGGCTGGGGTTGCGGGTGGCCGTGCTGGACCCGACCGCGGGCCCGGACGTGCTGCTGGCCCGGCTGGGTGTGGCCGCGCCCCGGCTGGTGCTGGCCGACGCGGCCGCGCAGGCGGTGGCCGGGTGGGCCGCCCCGCTGGCCCGGCGCGCCCAGCTGGCCCTGCCGGACCTGACCGCACTGGCCCCGGCGGCGACGATCGGGCCCCGGCTGCCCGGCAGCGCCCCGGCGCTGGCCCCCGCGACCGGCCCGGCACCGGTGTACGACGGCGACGGCGACGCCGTGGTGATCTTCACGTCGGGCACCACGAGTTCGCCGCGCGCGGTGGTGCACACCCGGGCCAGCCTGGCCGCGGGGATGCGGGCGGTGACCGAACTGGTCCGGCCGGTGCCGGGTGCGGCCGTGCTGGGCGGCACGTTCTTCGTCCTGGTCCCGTCGCTGGCGGCGGGCGCTCCCGTGGCGCTGCCCGCCCGCCGCCCCCGGCTGCTGGCCCGGCAGGCGGCCCGGCTCGGTCCGCAGGCCACCTACTTGACCCCGCCGCAACTGCGCGCCGCCCTGGCCGCGGGCACCCGGTTCACCGGCCGGGTGTACAGCGGTTCCGCGCCGGTCAGCGCGGGCCTGCTGGCGGCGGTCCGCCGCGCCGGCGCCCGCGAGGCCTGGGGGGTGTACGCGCTGACCGAGGTGTTCCCGGCCGCCGCCGTCGAGTCCGCCGGCAAGGCCGCATTCGACGGCGTGGGCGATCTCGTCGGCGAGCTGCTGCCCGGCGTGCGGGCACGTGTCGACGCCGACGGCCAGCTCCTGCTCGCAGGCCCGAACACGGCCGACCGCTACCTCGGTGAGCCGCCGATGACCTGGGTGGCGACCGGCGACGTCGGCCGGCTCGAGGGCCGCCGGGTGGTGCTGGGTGGCCGGTGCAAGGACATGATCCTGCGCGGTGCCGAGAACATCTACCCCGGACTGTACGAGCCCGCCCTGCACGTGCCCGGCGTCGAGCTGGCGGTGCTCGTGGGGGTGCCCGCCGACGACGGTGACGAGCGGGTCGTCGCCCTCGTGCAACCGGAACCCGGCGTCGCGGAGACCACGGTGCGGGCCGCCCTGCGCGGCCCCTTGGCCCGGATGGGCGCCGCCCGCCCCGACGACGTGCTGCTCACCGGGGTCCCGCTGGCGGGCCGGTCCCGCAAACCGGACCGGGCCGCCGCCGCGCGCCTGGCCGCGGCCCACCTCACCGCGGGCGGACACCGATGACGCTGGCCGTGGTGGTGCCCGCGTACAACGAGCAGGCGTGGATCCCCGCCACCCTGCGGGCACTGGCCGCCCAGACCGACACCGACTTCACCCTGGTCGTCGTGGACAACGCCAGCACGGACGGCACGGCCGGGGTGGTGCGCGCGTTCGCCCGCGACAGCGGGCTGGACGTACGGCTGATCCGCGAGCCGCAGCCCGGGGCGGGCACCGCCGCCGACACCGGATTCCGGTACGCCATCGCGCACGGCGCCACCCTGCTGGCCCGTACGGACGCGGACTGTGTCCCGGCGCGCGACTGGGTGGCCACCGCCCGGTCACTGCTGGCGGGCGGGGCGGAGCTGGTGTGCGGGCGCAGCGTCCCGCGCCGCGACGAGCACCCCGGCCCGGTCCACCGGTACGTCTTCCCCGCCGCGGTGCGCCTCGCCGCGCTGTACGGCCGCTTCCGCAAAGCCCACCGCGACCCCGCGTTCCGCACCCCGTACGTGCTGGTGCACGGCCACAACCTGGCGCTCACCGCGGAGCTGTACCTGCGCTGCGGCGGCACCCCGAGGGAGGCGCTGGCGGACGGCGCCGAGGACGTCACCCTGCTGAACCGGGCCCGGCGGCACACCGACCGGATCGTGCGCGCCGAGCACCTGGTCGTGCAGGCGAGCCTGCGCCGACTGCGGGCGTGGGGTCCACGGCGGACCCTGCTGTGGCACTGGGACCGCCGGTACGCGCCCGCCGAGGTGCACGTCCGATGAGAGCCCGTCGCCGGGACCGCCGGGTCTATCTCGGCAGCCATCCCGTCCTGTTCGCGTTGCTGGCGCTCAGCCGGTGCCGCCCGGTGCTGCGGCTCGGCGGCACGCTGCTGGTGCACGACCGGGCGGCGTACCTGGCCGCGTTGACCCGGGTGCCGTTGGACCGGACCGCGGCGGGCACCACGGGCGGTGTGGCGGCCGAGCTGACCGGCGGCGAGCTGCTGTTCGACCAGCACGGCGGCGAGCACCGGCGGGCCCGGCGGGCGCTGGCGGACGCCCTGGGCGCCAGCGGCGTGGCCCGGTTGCGTCCGGTGTGGACCGCCGTCCTGGCGCGGGGCCTGGCGCCGTTGGCGGACGGCGGCGAGGTGGACCTCGTACCGGTCGCGGCCGAGCTGGCCGGGGTCACCGCGGCGGCCCTGCTGGGTGTCGCGGTCGACCCGCTGACGCTGGCGGACGCCGCGCGGGAGGCCGGGGCGACCGCCGCCCGCGCGCACCTGCCGGGCCCCGGCCGCCGCCGCGCACAGCGAGCGGCGCGGCGGGCGGCGACCCGGCTCACCGCCCTGACCACCCCCGGCGGCGGCCCGCCGACCGGCCCGGGCGCGCCCGGTGGTGGCGCGGCGCCGACCGGTGGCGGGTCGGAGCTGGCCGGTGGCGGGGCGGGGCTGGCCGGTGGCGGGGCGGGGCTGGCCGGTGGCGGGGCGGGGCTGGCCGGTGGCGGGGCGGGGCTGACCGGTGGCGGGTCGGAGCTGGCCGGTGGCGGGGCGGGTCTGGCGGCGATGCTGGCGGCCGCCGCCGTGAACACGACGGTCTCCGCGCTGCCACGCGCCGCGGCGTGGGCGGCCGACGCGGACCTGTGGCGCTACGCGGACCGGCCCGCCCTGGTCGACGAGCTGCTGCGGGTCACCGCACCCACCCCACTGCTGCCCCGGGTGGCGGCAGGGCCGGGTGATCTGGGCACCACGGCGGCAGGGCCGGGCGAGCTGGGCACCACGGCGGGGCCAGGTGGTTGCCCGGTGCGGGCCGGGGACCGGCTGCTGCTGGTCACCCGGCACGCGGCGGACGCGCACCGGTCCGATCCGGATCCGGTCGCGCCGGCCCCGCCCCAGGTGGCGCAGGTGGTGTTCGGTGCGGGCCCCCATGCCTGCCCGGGGGCGAGGCTGGCCCGGGCGCAGCTCGCGGATCTGCTGGCCGCGCTCGCGCCGTACCGGCCGGAGGTGGTGCGGGCGCGGGTGGACCGCCGGTCGGCCCTGCCGGGCTGGCGCAGCCTGGTGGTGCGGCCGACCCGGTGAGCGCGGTTGCCCTACTTGGTGCGGATGGGGGGTGAGCGGTAGACGGTCGCCGCGTGGGTGCCGTCGCCGCTGCGCCGCTGGACCACGGCGTCGATGGAGAACACGTACCCCGTCTTGGGTGTGAGGCCGGTGATGCGGCCGGTCATCTTGCCGCAGGGCGACGCGGGCTGGATCGTCACGAAGCCGTAGTCGCGCTGTCTGCCGACCCTGAGGTCCTGGCTGATCGCGGTGAGCCGGAACTCGACCAGGTTGTAGCCGCCGATGTTGTACCAGGTGGCCACGGCGTCGGTGGTCCCGGTCGTGACGTCCAGGGCGTCGATCCGGGAGAAGTCGTAGGTCCGCGGCTCGCAGGTCTGGCCGTTGGTGGGCACCGGGGTCGCGGAGGGCAACGGCAGGAAGCCGGTCGCGACGGGGCTGGGCGCCGGGGCGCGGTAGCTCGGCGTCGGCGACGGCGTGGGCTTGCCCTGCGCCACCACGATCCACGGCGGACCGCCGGACGGCGGGCTGGTGGAGGGCACGCCCGCGCTCGGCGTCAGCAGGCTTGACGCGCTGCCGCAGCCGGCCAGAAGGGCGACTGCCAACGGCAGCACCGCCCAACTCCTGGGTCGCACGGCGCCTCCCGCCGATCGGACTGTTACCCGGTTCAGATCGGACGCGGCACCGGCCACTTTAGTGATCTTGGCGATAGTGATCGCGGGCCCGGCGCGCGAGCTGGGTGGTGGCCGTCGAGTTCGCCCAGGTACCCAGGATCACACCGGCCCCGGGGATGATCTTGGCAAACATCCGCTTGGTCGCCTTGATGCCCGTCATCTGGGCCAGCTTCGCCCCGAGCCGCAGGATCGCGCCGGTCAGCGGCCGGTCGGTCACCCCCTCGAAGATCCGGCTGGCCCGTTCCCGGCCGGCGGCCACCCCGAGCGCCAGCCGGGCCGACTCGGCGATCCGGTGCACCCGCTGCAACACCAGCAGATCGGTGGCCCGGGCGGGATGGGTCGGATCGAGGCCGTACGCCGCCGCGACGTGCAGCACCATCCGCGCCTGCGTCCAGGCCAGCACGCCGACGTCCACGACGGCACCGGGCAACCCGACGGCGCCGGAGATCGCACCGGAGAGCCGGGCCTGGTGGGTGAAGCGCCGGATGGCGAGCTGCGCCACGGCGTCCGGGCCGGCGTCCGGCCGCTCGGCCCGGGTACGCGCCGCCCACGCGCGGGCCTGCGGCCCCAGGCGGCGCACGGCCTCCAGCGCGAGGTGCTCCGGGGCGTACTCGGGGTCGGCCTTCATCCGGGCCCACAGCGTGCCGGGCGGCCCGGCGCTCTCCGGTCGCGGACCGGACCGGTCGTCGGCGGGCGGGGCGGTCGTCTCGGGCGGGGACTGCATGCGGTCGCTCACCAGATCGCTCCGGAGGGGAGAAGGAAGGGATCCTCC
Protein-coding regions in this window:
- a CDS encoding cytochrome P450, with translation MRARRRDRRVYLGSHPVLFALLALSRCRPVLRLGGTLLVHDRAAYLAALTRVPLDRTAAGTTGGVAAELTGGELLFDQHGGEHRRARRALADALGASGVARLRPVWTAVLARGLAPLADGGEVDLVPVAAELAGVTAAALLGVAVDPLTLADAAREAGATAARAHLPGPGRRRAQRAARRAATRLTALTTPGGGPPTGPGAPGGGAAPTGGGSELAGGGAGLAGGGAGLAGGGAGLAGGGAGLTGGGSELAGGGAGLAAMLAAAAVNTTVSALPRAAAWAADADLWRYADRPALVDELLRVTAPTPLLPRVAAGPGDLGTTAAGPGELGTTAGPGGCPVRAGDRLLLVTRHAADAHRSDPDPVAPAPPQVAQVVFGAGPHACPGARLARAQLADLLAALAPYRPEVVRARVDRRSALPGWRSLVVRPTR
- a CDS encoding glycosyltransferase family 2 protein codes for the protein MTLAVVVPAYNEQAWIPATLRALAAQTDTDFTLVVVDNASTDGTAGVVRAFARDSGLDVRLIREPQPGAGTAADTGFRYAIAHGATLLARTDADCVPARDWVATARSLLAGGAELVCGRSVPRRDEHPGPVHRYVFPAAVRLAALYGRFRKAHRDPAFRTPYVLVHGHNLALTAELYLRCGGTPREALADGAEDVTLLNRARRHTDRIVRAEHLVVQASLRRLRAWGPRRTLLWHWDRRYAPAEVHVR
- a CDS encoding glycosyltransferase family A protein, which codes for MSMWVVVPAYNEAGRIGQTLDALAAQTDTDFTLLVVDNGSTDGTADIARGFAARAPFGVHVLVEPEKGVGCAVDTGFRHAIAHGATLLARTDADCLPRPGWLAAARAGLVGGAGLMCGRVTARRDEHGPVGRAAFGALVAIAGAFGRLRPAHRGAGYLAPYRMHAGNNMAITPELYEACGGMPRRPSPTDRTFLNRVRRTTAAIRHDRRMVVENSTRRLRAYGLVGTAKWYLDRGSGARTQDPR
- a CDS encoding EcsC family protein gives rise to the protein MQSPPETTAPPADDRSGPRPESAGPPGTLWARMKADPEYAPEHLALEAVRRLGPQARAWAARTRAERPDAGPDAVAQLAIRRFTHQARLSGAISGAVGLPGAVVDVGVLAWTQARMVLHVAAAYGLDPTHPARATDLLVLQRVHRIAESARLALGVAAGRERASRIFEGVTDRPLTGAILRLGAKLAQMTGIKATKRMFAKIIPGAGVILGTWANSTATTQLARRARDHYRQDH
- a CDS encoding AMP-binding protein; amino-acid sequence: MLGDLLASLRDDDERPAILTAGRTGRTVVRARRGELSRLAAGYAAALHARGLAPGDTVGVAVRPGPRSLAVVLAAYRLGLRVAVLDPTAGPDVLLARLGVAAPRLVLADAAAQAVAGWAAPLARRAQLALPDLTALAPAATIGPRLPGSAPALAPATGPAPVYDGDGDAVVIFTSGTTSSPRAVVHTRASLAAGMRAVTELVRPVPGAAVLGGTFFVLVPSLAAGAPVALPARRPRLLARQAARLGPQATYLTPPQLRAALAAGTRFTGRVYSGSAPVSAGLLAAVRRAGAREAWGVYALTEVFPAAAVESAGKAAFDGVGDLVGELLPGVRARVDADGQLLLAGPNTADRYLGEPPMTWVATGDVGRLEGRRVVLGGRCKDMILRGAENIYPGLYEPALHVPGVELAVLVGVPADDGDERVVALVQPEPGVAETTVRAALRGPLARMGAARPDDVLLTGVPLAGRSRKPDRAAAARLAAAHLTAGGHR